DNA sequence from the Bacteroidia bacterium genome:
GAATATAATTACGCCTATAACTACCAAAACTTGCCTGATAATTCCTTTTTGGTAGCCTTTCCAAGCACCCCAACCGATGACTATGCAAACAAAAATATCAAATATAAGTGCCATTTTACTCTAATCTACGTTGTCATGCAAGTGGGAATTATTTTGTTTGAGAGTGATTTTTTTCTCGCCTGTTTCTGGATCTGTGTTTTCTTGTAAGATAGTCTTTGAACCTGATATAACTATATTTTGATAGTTACTAAAATCTTTACCCATTCTTTTGTAGGCAGGGATATCCTCTAATTCTTTGAGAATTTTTTCATCTTTGTAGTCTACGCTTTTATTGTTGCTAGTACTTTTCAATCGGTTTTCAAATTCTCTTTGTAGTTTTTGTTTTTCTAATTCTATGTTGTTATCATCAGGTGTTTCACTTCCATATAATTCAAACACTTTTTTCTTTGTTGTGTTTTGGTTTTCTTGCTCTGGAATAGTTTCAGTCTTATGCTGTACAATCGTTATTACTTGATTTTTTATGGGTTTTTCAGTTTCGGTTTGATTAGCTGAACTCAAAGTAACATCTTTCTTTTTCTCCTCAATTGTTGTGTCTTTGACCATAAAAGTTTCCTTAAAAAAGTTCTCTGTTTTGATTTCATTTTTTACCGATTCAGTACCTGCGAAGGATATAAATTGTGATTTTTTAGTCTTTTGTTCATTATCAAATCCTGTAGCAATTACAGTAACTGATATTTTATCGCCCATGCTATTGTCGTAAGCCATTCCTGTGAATAAATCGGCTTTACCCCCTGCTTTTTCTTGGATGTATTGATTGATATAGGTAAACTCGTCTAACATTAAGCTATCCTCGCTGCCTGTAATATTAACTAATATACTTCTTGCGCCTCTTATATCTACATTATCCAAAAGTGGGCTGGACATGGCTGCTTCTACTGCTTCCTTAGCACGATTATTGCCCTGCGCCGTTGCTGTACCCATAATAGCAGTACCACCGTTACTCATTACATTTTTGACATCTTTGAAGTCAACATTTATCAAGCCTGGTTTTGTAATTATTTCTACTATACCTCTGGTAGCATTAAAGAGAACGTCATCAGCATAGGCAAATGCTTTTTTTGCAGTTATACCACTGTTTCCAAGAATTTGATGAATTTTATCATTATTGATGACCAATAGAGTGTCTGTGTATTCTCTTAGTTTTTCTAACCCCATTTTAGCTCTTTCTTTTCGTTGTATTCCTTCAAAAGAGAAGGGAGTGGTTACTA
Encoded proteins:
- the ftsZ gene encoding cell division protein FtsZ; protein product: MLIGFYTLLRDLIYLRMELNFDLPEKDKTPQSIIKVIGVGGGGSNTLNNMYHKGIAGVDMLVCNTDRQALAMSPIPYKIHLGQKLVQGLGAGGDPEVGQKAAKESEEEIREYLKLGNTQMLFITAGMGGGTGTGAAPVIARIAKEMDILVVGIVTTPFSFEGIQRKERAKMGLEKLREYTDTLLVINNDKIHQILGNSGITAKKAFAYADDVLFNATRGIVEIITKPGLINVDFKDVKNVMSNGGTAIMGTATAQGNNRAKEAVEAAMSSPLLDNVDIRGARSILVNITGSEDSLMLDEFTYINQYIQEKAGGKADLFTGMAYDNSMGDKISVTVIATGFDNEQKTKKSQFISFAGTESVKNEIKTENFFKETFMVKDTTIEEKKKDVTLSSANQTETEKPIKNQVITIVQHKTETIPEQENQNTTKKKVFELYGSETPDDNNIELEKQKLQREFENRLKSTSNNKSVDYKDEKILKELEDIPAYKRMGKDFSNYQNIVISGSKTILQENTDPETGEKKITLKQNNSHLHDNVD